The Desulfococcus multivorans DNA window CACGGCGGAGCATCGCTGGAGGAGCGACTTGTGCCGGTTGTGATTTTCTCGAGGACAGGGCAATTCATGCCGAAGACGAAGACCGGTGGCAAACGTTTGCAGATTGTTGAGAAAGATGATTTTGATTTGTAGTTTAAATGAGGGCACTCAATAATGGTAAATACTGAAAAATTGCGGACGGCATTCCCGGACACGACGGTATATAAGGATCCGAACATCGTGGCGATCTTCAAAGCGGCGTCGATTCCGTCGTTTTTACGGGATTGGATTCTGAAGCGTAAAGCGGAGTCTGATGGTAGAATCCACGATGCTGAGGCGTTACGAAAATACATTTACGAAATCATACCTCGCCAGGAGAATTTGCTGGAACTGAAGGACGCCGCACGAAGTGAGGGACTCACGAAGAAGTTTCTGGCCAAAATTGAAATTCAATTTAGCGTGCGTTCCAATGAGTACACGTTTGCGATTCCGGAATTGGGGCTTGGGCATGCTGAAACGCTGATTGATGATTATGTCTGGAACCGAATCAAAAATGATGTCGTAAAAACGGCTGGTGGCTGGGGACTGGTACAACTTGGGTACTGCAGTCCAGGCGATGATAAGCCCCGAGGATGTTTCACGCTTTTAGAGTACAAGAATTTTTGCCCGTACACGATCGATCTGGACGCCTATAGAGAGGCTCGCAGTCAGTTTACGGCCGAAGAGTGGCTCGACGTTGTTTTGGGAGCGATTGATTACAACCCGGAGGGATACGAAGATTGGGTTCAGAAACACACGGTGCTGACGCGCCTGCTGCCGTTCATTGAGCCACGACTGAATCTGGTGGAACTGGCTCCGAAGGGAACGGGTAAGTCTTATCTGTTCGGGCGGGTAGGTAAATACGGCTGGTTGGTAAGCGGAGGGACGCTGACGCGGGCGAAAATGTTCGGCGATATCAATGGAAAGAGCCCTGGTCTGGTCGCAACGAACGACTTTGTAGCGCTGGACGAAATCCAGTCAATCAAATTCCATGACCCGAGCGAGATGCAGGGCGGGTTGAAAGCCTACATGGAAAGTGGGGAAATCACGGTCGGCAAGAATCGTATCATAGGTGGGGCCGGTGTCATTCTGCTGGGGAACATCCCGCAAACAGAGATGGACGAAACCAGAGACATGTTCCAGAGGCTGCCGGGAGTGTTTCACGAGTCGGCATTGCTGGATCGATTCCACGGTTTTATCCGCGGGCGCGACATCCCACGTATGAGTGAGAACCTTAAAATCAACGGTTGGGCGCTGAACACTGAGTATTTCTCTGAAATTATGCATCTACTGCGCCAGCCGGCGGAAACATTGATTTACAGGCATGTCGTCGAAAGACTGGTGGATTATCCTATAAACGCTGACACACGAGACACGGAAGCGGTTTTGCGGTTGTGCACGGCCTACCTTAAACTAATGTTTCCGCATGTCGCAGATCCAAACGGAATCGACAGGTGGGAGTTCAAACGGTACTGTCTGCGTCCCGCCGTGCAAATGCGCACGGTGATCCGGCAGCAGTTGCAGAAGATAGACCCGCTTGAATACGGAGGGAAAAACATAGCCGCATACACGTTACACGAGGTAGAGCAATGAACGGAAGGAGACAAATCAATTGCACCTATTGCGGCAAAGAGAAGCTCTCCAGAAATGAAATTGGACTTAACAAGAAACTCATCCATAGACAGATTGAACAGATGATGTGTCTTTCATGTATGGCCGAGGATTTAGAGACGACGGAAGAGGAGATAATAGAGATGATCGAAATATTTAAGCGGCAAGGCTGTGAGTTATTTTCGTGAGACAGGGGTTGAAAATGTTCAATCACGTCCTTAGAGCCGGATGAATTGGCTATCGATACTGCCGAACTTGCTGGGCCAGATCAACTTGGAGGAAATTTTCAAAAATGGCTTGCCGAGATGTCAATCTCCCTCAGAAAAGTGGACGCCGAGTTAAACCGCAAGGGATAAGGCACCTTTTTTTTACTTCAAGCAACTGGAGGCGAAAATCATGAAAAAATCACAGGGAAACCAAAATCTGGCATGAATCCTGAATTGCCAAGGCTGATTCAAAAGCTGAAAAAAATTCATTAACAATCAAGAATTTATCTGTGATCCCAAAGAATCGTCGAAAGATTTTTCCCGAAGGAGGACGCTCTCCTTTTCAACTTTGGTCAGCTTCCTCTCAACATGAACAAGGGTTCCTATCAGACCGAGCTCAACCAGTTTTTCAGGGCTCAACACAGAGACGACGTTGCAAAACAGGTCGTCACAAAAGGGCTCTATCGAAAGCCAGAAAAAAATTGAAGCCCAGTGCATTCATAGATCTGAACAGCCGCATGATCGAAGAATATGAAAGCGGCTTCGCGGTCGAGACTTGGAAAGATTTCCATATGCTTGCCATCGATGGATCCACGGCCACGCTTCCTGATGAACAGGAGATCGTCAATCATTTTCGGCGTCTGGAAGCCCAACAAGGGGAAATCCTGTCCCAAAGCCCGTCTTTCCCAGAGGTTCGACGTATTGAATCGGTTGACGGTTGATGCGATCATCTCACCTAAAGGCCGGAAAGAACGAGACCTTGCTGCCACCACACACTCTCTAATCTCTAATGGGCTTTGATACCGATTCTGTTACCGTTGGTTCGGCTGAGCCGCATTGAACTGCATACTAAATCAGAAATGATCTTGAGGCCGTAACTCATCGCCGGCTCTATCCGAAGCCGCCGCCCGTTGGCTCTATCCATTGAGAGCGACCGAGATCCCAAACATTGTGATAAAGATCCAGCAGCCCCAAACATCGACCAGGGAGGGTTCGCAAAAAAGTCATGGTCTGGCAGAAAAAATAAAACCTATATAATATTTTTTATTGATCAAGCTTGTGAGATATTGTAAAGTGCTGCATCACACTCGAACGTATAGCAATATGATATGAATCCAGGACCAGATAGCGACTGCTCAGAAAGGTATTGCAGAATGGATGATTATGATAGGGGAGCGAGCGCAACAAGTGATGTAGGTGCTGCTGCCGACGGAGCCAGCAAAGATGTGGCCGTTTGTACAGAGCCGGAAGTTGACATTCCAGATACTGAGCGACTACTGGCCGAGAAGGCCTACGGTGAACTGTCACGAATTTTCAGAGAGCACTATGAAAATGCCATTATGGAAGCGGGTGAATACATCATCAAAGAGTTCTATGACGGGAATTTTGATATGGCGCGTGATAAAAAATCACCTAAAGAGGGGTCGTTGAACCACCTGATAAAGATGATACAGGACACTTCTTCTAAAGGCCCTTCAAAATCATGGTTTTATAATGCTGTTAATCTGGTCGTCCAAAACCACGATCTAAAAGCAGGTGAGGACGACGAAGCAGAGAAGAAGCGTTTCCACACGTATGGAAACCTCCGTTTGAGCCACAAGGTCTGCTTGCTTTCAGTGTCAGCAGTCGAACAAAAAAAGCAGCTTATCGATGAAATAAATGAAAAGGATCTAACCGTCCAGAAGCTCAGAGACCGCATTAAGGAACTGAAGTCAGCCGATGATAACCCCTCAACAAAAAGTCTCAACCAGATTATTTCCAGACCAGAGATATTATTTGCTGAGGGTTATTCGAAAGAGGATTACCTCGATAAACTTAGCAAGATGTCGACGAAATCGCTTGATAGCCTTAAGGCAAAAAGCATTACAAAACGGGACAATCTCAAGAAAGAGATAGCTGAGTTGGAGAAGGTCAAGGGGTCTAAGGAAGGCCATGTACAAGGCTACGTTTTGCTGATTGAGGAAATCTCTAAAGTAATGGCTAATAAGACGGCGGCATCAAGCCAAAGCGAGCCTGATCCCGGCAGCTGAAGATCGCCGCCGGAACCAATCCTATGCCGAGATCCCGGAAATCTGATTCATCATTGACATCAGCTCCCGACTCTCCTTAACCAGACGCCGGGCATCTCGCCGCCGGGCGATCGCCTCAGCACTGTAAAACCCGTGTTTCCAGGCATTCTTATTGCCTTGGGGGGCACCGCTGCCTTTGGCACCACCGTGAATCCTGCAACGGCGCCTACCCAGCTCGGGCGGATTCTGGCAGAGGGCTCCGGACCTGGTTTTAGCACCGCAGATGATAGGTTGATCCTCTGATTTTGTACTCATCCCCCGTTCTCCCCCCTCTCAACTCTGGTTGACCTGGCCGACCACCGCCTGGCCGCCTGAATGCACGTGGACGTGCTCGACGGTCATTCGCTGTTGGCCTTTTTGTCGGTAACGCCGAAGCCCTTCCATCTGTAATGCATAGGTTCGGGATAACTTGGCGGCCAAGTCCAGATACTGTTTGCGGGTGTCGAAAAAAGTGGTCTTGTTGACGGCGTCCGCTATGAGTTCCATACAATGGTTATGGATGGCAACCATTTGGACGGCTAACATCGCTTCTACTGGGTCCTGCGGCTGGATTTCATCAATGGCCACGATATCTGCATTGAGACACGCGGCTGTATCCTTGTTAGACCGTTTGTGGGCGTCTAATAATTGCTGGATTCGAACGGTCGCCAAATCGACGCTCGAGGTTCCAGCTACCTTTTTGATGTCTTCAACGCAGTCTATGAGCCCCTTCTGTCCGTCCAGATCGAGCGGGGCGGCATCACCTTGGTCGTGCAAAATCATCCTGAAATTCCTTTATATAAGATATTGGAACGGTAGGGGCCGTAGTTGCCCCCAATCTCATAGCCCATAGTAAAATCTATATTTGAAATGGTTCATCTGGCGTACCTTCTTTTGGGTTCCGTCGGGGTAGGTCCAGATGGTCCAATCGTTATCGTAATAATGCTTCTCCGGATCGGCGACTTCAAAGATCTCGAACACGGGTAGGTGATCATCTAGAGCGGACTTTGCCCTCCAGACTGGGTAGCTGTCATTGTGGAAGGTAATATACGATGAGATTTTCTCAGGGTCCGATCCCATTCGGAAAGTCCAATCGTGAATGACTACTCGTTCGAATTTTTCTTTGCTTACCCGGAGGAGGATGTCGCCATCAAGTGGGTCGTATGCCCTATAATGCCAGGCCGGGCCGATCTTTGTGGCGGAGAAACGCCTGAGGTCGTCGATGTGGCGGGGTCTGCAGGAATATTTATACATTGGGAAGATCCTTCCTAAAGCACTCAATATTAATGGGGTTGTTTTTACTTTATATTAAAATATGGGAGGTCAGAGCAGGGATGTTAAGTCAGGACTACCAATTTGTTGGCTCAGATAATTTCTGAAGACCATGGGTTCCCACTGCGCTCTGTGATGATTCTCGGAAGCTGCAATTGATGGGTTGTTTTGGGCTACCCGCGCGTCCAGCCAACTTTTGCAGCGCCTCCATGGTTCAGTGACACGGCTGAAGGAAGGGAGTTATGAGGCGTCACGTTTGTCACGATCTCGTCGCCCGAATCAATCCAAATATGACGGCGATTTTGGCATATTTAAAGGGTGATTCCTTGAATCCGTCATGTCTGTCATATTTGTCATGTACTTTATTTTTATTATAAAAATGAAAATATTAATCCGGCAATTAAAGATCTGAACAAGAAGTTGTTAAGAATATCGCTAACAACCTAAAATATTTGATCAAGAAAATTATGGTCTGTTTATGTATATAATTATCAATTTAATATATAAAATAATAAAAGGATACATGCAGTGCTATAGTTATTTATATTTTTTTTATGTAATAAGAAATCGAAAAAAGAATGTGACAGACATGACAGACATGACGGATTCAAGGAATCACCCTTTAAATATGCCAAAATCGCCGTCATATTTAAACGTTTTCCTGGGCCGAGAATATGACAAATATGACGTCTCATAATCCCCCACCCTCCGGATGATTCACATGCGGGGAAAAGATGGAGAGGTGGGGGTAGGCGGCAGAGTGCGGATGACACAGCAGAGAAGTAATCAGACAAAGCCGCTAAAAAAAAAAGCCGGCACACCTATCACAAGAGCACCGGCTTCGATCAACCAACTGCGGACTTAATTCATCACGGCTCATCCCACGCGAACTCTACGCCAAGATGGTCTCTGAACAACTCCCGGCAGCGCTCCAGGCTAGGAAGTTGATACTTCATTCTACGTTGCCCGCTGGATTGTCTCGTCTGGCGGACCTCCTTGCACATCCTCGTTAGCTTTATACCGAATTGCTTCTGGGTGATCCGGCCCCTGATAGTCTGCTGGCGGCAAAACTCCAAGAATTCATCGTACAGCAACTCTTTTACTATCTCACTAGGCCACTCTGTACTGCCATCGTTGGAAGACACACACTCTTCGCAGAACTCGAACATCTTTGACGTGAGCTCGCACAGCTTCCCGGTTTGCAACCGCTCAAACCAAAATTTATCCGTAGGATCCATCGTGGCCAGCACTTGGTCGAACAACGCCCCAGTCTTTGGGGAATCCCGAAGATTGACTTTCGACAAATCCACCTGCAACAACTCATAGAGCAGCGCCTCAACCCCGCCAGCGTCCATCTGCTTGTTTAAAGCCTTGAAATATTCAAAATCACATCCGTGATCCCCGCTGACATCCAGCACGACAAACCGTCGTTCATCCCTCCCGGCAGGCACCACCCAGTCATAGTTGCTGGCCATGATCAACCGGATGTGATTTTCGATTTCAAACTGGTTGAAGCCCTTGGGCTCGATCCGCATTGTAGGCTCTGTAATCATCGCCCGGAGCATCCCCGTGGCTGTCTTGCTGCCTGAGCACGCCGCCTCGTCCGCGAAGACGAGTAAGGCATTTTTCAGGTGGTCGTTGAACCGGCCTGTCAATGAGCCTTCGTTTGCGACCTGACAGTAATGCCGCCCGAAGATCTTGCCAAACGTATTGACAAAGGTCCCTTTTCCGGTACCTTGACGCCCACGCAGGACCAGTGCTGTCCCCGGGCGCGCCCCACCGGGATTCTGGACAGCATCCGCCATCCATGCCCATACGTAGTCATAAATCGCCTGATCTCCGTTTGCGATAACCTTAAAAATGTGTTCCTTGAACAGCGAACAGTCACCGAGGATCGGTTCCACGGCCAGCCCCTTGTACAGATTGTACCAGCCCGGGTGATCCTTGTTGGGGTCCATGATGATACCCTCATAGGCGCGTCTTCCGGGCCACGTTACCCACACCTCGGAAATCGGACGCCACTTTTTTCCCAATCTTATGGTTTTATCCGCATAGAAGCTAACGAAGTCCGACTTTTTAGAAAAGGTCTCGTACGGCTGCCCGTTCACCGGGTTGATCCCTTCGGCCATG harbors:
- the brxL gene encoding BREX system Lon protease-like protein BrxL, encoding MVNTEKLRTAFPDTTVYKDPNIVAIFKAASIPSFLRDWILKRKAESDGRIHDAEALRKYIYEIIPRQENLLELKDAARSEGLTKKFLAKIEIQFSVRSNEYTFAIPELGLGHAETLIDDYVWNRIKNDVVKTAGGWGLVQLGYCSPGDDKPRGCFTLLEYKNFCPYTIDLDAYREARSQFTAEEWLDVVLGAIDYNPEGYEDWVQKHTVLTRLLPFIEPRLNLVELAPKGTGKSYLFGRVGKYGWLVSGGTLTRAKMFGDINGKSPGLVATNDFVALDEIQSIKFHDPSEMQGGLKAYMESGEITVGKNRIIGGAGVILLGNIPQTEMDETRDMFQRLPGVFHESALLDRFHGFIRGRDIPRMSENLKINGWALNTEYFSEIMHLLRQPAETLIYRHVVERLVDYPINADTRDTEAVLRLCTAYLKLMFPHVADPNGIDRWEFKRYCLRPAVQMRTVIRQQLQKIDPLEYGGKNIAAYTLHEVEQ
- a CDS encoding HGGxSTG domain-containing protein; translated protein: MSTKSEDQPIICGAKTRSGALCQNPPELGRRRCRIHGGAKGSGAPQGNKNAWKHGFYSAEAIARRRDARRLVKESRELMSMMNQISGISA